The following proteins are co-located in the Citrobacter freundii ATCC 8090 = MTCC 1658 = NBRC 12681 genome:
- a CDS encoding antirepressor protein Cro: METLRNYLNALSLEKQREFAARCETSLEYLRKAISKKQKLGAALSVSIETQSGGSVSRKNLHPDDWEKIWPELEHKKSAA; the protein is encoded by the coding sequence ATGGAAACGTTAAGAAATTACCTAAACGCTTTGTCGCTCGAAAAACAGAGAGAATTTGCAGCACGATGCGAAACCTCTCTTGAGTACCTGCGTAAAGCCATTAGCAAAAAGCAAAAGTTGGGAGCTGCTCTATCTGTTTCTATCGAAACACAATCTGGCGGCTCAGTTAGTAGAAAAAATCTTCACCCGGATGATTGGGAAAAGATTTGGCCTGAACTGGAGCATAAAAAATCAGCGGCATGA
- the cutC gene encoding copper homeostasis protein CutC, translating to MTILEICCYSMECARTAQQNGADRIELCSAPKEGGLTPSLGVLRSVRQHISIPVNPIIRPRGGDFCYTEGEFAAMLDDIAMVRELGFSGLVTGILDANGYVDMPRMEKIMIAAGSLQVTFHRAFDMCANPLNTLKKLADLGIARVLTSGQKSDAAQGLTKIMELIAQPGAPIIMAGAGVRASNLSLFLDAGVQEVHSSAGVWLASPMRYRNSGLSMSSDAQADEYSRYAVDGAAVAEMKAIIAHHQAS from the coding sequence ATGACTATACTGGAAATCTGCTGTTACAGCATGGAGTGCGCGCGCACGGCGCAGCAAAACGGCGCGGATCGTATTGAGCTTTGCTCGGCACCCAAAGAAGGGGGCTTAACGCCTTCACTGGGCGTCTTGCGTTCTGTTCGCCAGCACATTTCGATTCCCGTCAATCCCATTATTCGTCCACGTGGAGGCGACTTTTGTTACACCGAAGGTGAATTCGCTGCAATGCTGGATGATATAGCGATGGTCAGAGAACTGGGGTTCTCAGGGCTGGTGACCGGCATTTTAGATGCGAATGGATATGTCGATATGCCGCGCATGGAGAAAATTATGATCGCCGCCGGTTCACTGCAAGTCACTTTTCATCGTGCCTTTGATATGTGTGCTAACCCACTCAATACGCTTAAAAAATTAGCTGATTTGGGCATCGCCAGAGTACTCACCTCCGGGCAAAAATCAGATGCGGCGCAAGGTTTAACAAAAATAATGGAACTTATTGCGCAGCCTGGTGCTCCAATCATTATGGCCGGAGCGGGGGTTCGCGCCTCGAATTTGTCCCTGTTCCTTGATGCTGGGGTGCAGGAAGTCCATAGTTCTGCCGGAGTATGGCTGGCTTCACCAATGCGTTATCGCAATTCGGGGTTGTCGATGTCTTCGGATGCGCAGGCGGATGAGTATTCTCGCTATGCGGTAGACGGGGCGGCGGTTGCTGAAATGAAAGCAATCATTGCACACCATCAGGCCAGCTGA
- a CDS encoding YfdQ family protein: MSQLDSGTFKQVKDLVISGYHLNDIHGLACPTALLPEGTGVESLERFSLERFRFRGAMTTTSIDDFSRYSKGYASDSEPARCFIDADNMTARSVFNIGTLDNPGHADNVASITLKKTAPFRALLQIDGQRLKQKQIAEWLEDWSDYLLAFDADGNTMQISQAAQAVRRITIQQATQQDHETGDFAGKKSLMQSVEASSKDVMPVAFEFKCVPYEGLGERRFSLRNSLLTSDEPCFVLRIVQLEAQEEEIANEFRDLLISKFEGESVETFIGNFKA; the protein is encoded by the coding sequence ATGTCTCAGTTAGACAGCGGTACCTTCAAGCAGGTCAAAGACCTGGTTATTTCCGGTTATCACCTGAATGATATTCATGGCCTGGCTTGCCCGACCGCATTACTGCCAGAGGGCACTGGCGTTGAAAGCCTCGAGCGCTTTTCTCTGGAGCGTTTCCGCTTTCGTGGCGCAATGACCACAACCAGTATTGACGACTTCTCACGTTATTCTAAAGGTTACGCCAGCGACAGTGAACCAGCTCGTTGCTTCATTGACGCTGACAACATGACCGCCCGTTCAGTGTTCAACATCGGCACCCTGGATAATCCTGGTCACGCCGATAACGTTGCTTCAATCACCCTGAAGAAAACCGCCCCGTTCCGCGCGTTACTGCAGATCGATGGTCAACGTCTGAAACAAAAGCAAATTGCTGAATGGCTGGAAGACTGGAGCGATTACCTGCTGGCGTTTGATGCTGATGGCAATACGATGCAGATTTCCCAGGCGGCTCAGGCTGTGCGTCGTATCACTATTCAGCAAGCAACACAGCAGGACCATGAAACTGGTGATTTCGCTGGTAAAAAATCGCTGATGCAAAGCGTTGAAGCAAGCAGCAAAGACGTAATGCCTGTAGCGTTCGAGTTCAAATGTGTGCCGTATGAAGGTCTGGGTGAACGCCGCTTTAGCTTGCGTAACAGCCTACTGACCAGCGATGAACCCTGCTTTGTTCTGCGCATCGTCCAACTTGAAGCCCAGGAAGAAGAGATTGCCAACGAATTCCGCGATTTGCTGATCAGCAAGTTCGAAGGTGAATCAGTGGAAACTTTCATCGGTAACTTTAAAGCCTAA
- a CDS encoding VOC family protein, which produces MANWQTVAELQDISADLPHFTQALTELSTRLGLDITGLEADHISLRCHQNTTAERWRRGFEQCGELLSENIINGRPICLFKLHEPVCVQHWQFSIVELPWPGEKRYPHEGWEHIEIVLPGEAQTLNARALALLSDHGLSQPGIFVKTSSPKGERERLPNPTLAVSDGSVTIKFHPWSIETIVASERQE; this is translated from the coding sequence ATGGCGAACTGGCAAACCGTTGCAGAACTACAGGATATTTCTGCAGATTTACCGCATTTCACGCAGGCATTAACGGAACTTTCTACCCGTCTTGGGCTGGATATCACAGGCCTGGAAGCCGATCACATTTCCTTGCGTTGCCATCAAAATACCACTGCAGAACGCTGGCGTCGTGGGTTTGAACAGTGCGGTGAATTGTTGTCAGAAAACATCATTAACGGCAGACCTATTTGTCTTTTTAAACTGCATGAGCCGGTTTGTGTGCAACATTGGCAATTTTCCATCGTCGAACTGCCGTGGCCGGGCGAAAAACGTTACCCACATGAAGGCTGGGAACATATTGAAATTGTTCTGCCGGGTGAGGCACAAACGCTGAATGCGCGAGCGCTGGCGCTGCTTTCCGATCACGGTCTGAGTCAACCTGGTATATTTGTGAAAACCAGCTCGCCAAAAGGAGAACGTGAACGTTTACCGAATCCGACGCTGGCGGTTAGCGATGGTAGCGTGACGATAAAATTCCACCCGTGGTCGATTGAAACCATTGTGGCAAGCGAACGTCAGGAGTGA
- a CDS encoding DUF72 domain-containing protein — protein sequence MIKISKLTPNARHVNCVEGNTTLYALPKADIVARWQAQTTDTFRFCFKFPATISHKAALRNCDDLVQEFFTRMSPLGSRIGQYWLQLPATFSPRDLPALWQFLDALPKCFTYGVEVRHPDFFAKGEAEQLFNRGLHERGVNRVILDSRPVHAAIPHTEAIRDAQRKKPKVPVHAVVTANHPMVRFIGSDDMAQNSALFAVWLTKLSLWQHTTTPYLFLHTPDIAQAPELVDTLWADLRSALPEIGSAPSIPQQSSLF from the coding sequence ATTATTAAAATCAGTAAGTTAACCCCTAACGCCCGTCATGTTAACTGCGTGGAGGGCAATACCACGCTGTATGCGCTGCCTAAAGCCGATATTGTTGCCCGCTGGCAAGCACAGACCACCGATACGTTTCGATTTTGTTTTAAGTTTCCGGCGACCATTTCGCATAAGGCCGCGCTGCGTAATTGTGATGACCTGGTGCAGGAATTTTTTACGCGCATGTCGCCGCTGGGATCGCGCATTGGACAATACTGGCTGCAATTACCCGCGACTTTTAGCCCACGCGACCTGCCTGCCCTGTGGCAGTTTCTCGATGCGCTCCCCAAATGCTTTACCTACGGTGTGGAAGTTCGCCATCCAGACTTCTTTGCCAAAGGCGAAGCCGAACAGCTATTTAATCGCGGGTTACACGAGCGTGGAGTAAACCGGGTGATTCTTGACAGCCGCCCGGTACATGCCGCAATCCCACATACCGAAGCGATACGTGACGCCCAGCGCAAGAAACCGAAGGTTCCGGTGCATGCGGTGGTGACGGCAAACCATCCGATGGTACGCTTTATCGGCAGCGATGATATGGCACAAAACAGCGCGCTTTTCGCCGTCTGGCTGACCAAGCTGTCACTATGGCAACACACCACGACGCCGTATCTGTTTTTGCATACGCCGGACATCGCGCAGGCCCCGGAGCTTGTTGATACGCTATGGGCAGATTTACGCAGTGCTCTGCCAGAGATCGGATCAGCACCGTCTATTCCACAGCAATCTTCTCTTTTCTGA
- a CDS encoding tyrosine-type recombinase/integrase: MDKVTYPTGVENHGGTLRIWFNFKGKRVRESLGVPDTAKNRKIAGELRTSVCFAIRTGTFDYATQFPDSPNLKAFGVSKKDITVKELEEKWLDLKRMEICANAFNRYESVARNMVPRIGGNRLVSAVTKEELLYLRKDLLTGYQSPTKNKAPAKGRSVVTVNYYMTTMAGMFQFAADHGYLEVNPFEGIKPLKKARAEPDPLSRDEFIRLIDACRHQQTKNLWSLAVYTGMRHGELVSLAWEDIDLKAGTITVRRNYTKLGEFTLPKTEASTDRVVHLIQPAISILKNQAEMTRLGRQYHIEVQLREYGRSVNHECTFVFNPHVVRRSKQVGFIYRVDSVGDSWEAALKRAGIRHRKAYQSRHTYACWSLSAGANPSFIASQMGHASAQMVFNVYGAWMADSSAEQIAMLNQKLADFAPLMPHSHDNSTGGLLKSVS, from the coding sequence ATGGATAAAGTCACATATCCAACAGGCGTCGAAAACCACGGTGGCACATTACGCATCTGGTTTAATTTTAAAGGTAAGCGTGTCAGGGAAAGTCTCGGTGTCCCTGACACCGCTAAGAACAGAAAGATAGCCGGGGAACTGCGGACATCAGTATGTTTTGCCATCCGCACAGGAACCTTTGATTATGCAACCCAGTTTCCTGACTCCCCTAACCTCAAGGCTTTTGGTGTAAGTAAAAAAGACATTACAGTGAAAGAACTTGAAGAAAAATGGCTGGATCTGAAACGGATGGAAATCTGCGCGAACGCATTCAATCGCTATGAATCTGTCGCAAGGAATATGGTGCCGAGGATCGGAGGTAATCGCCTGGTGTCAGCAGTAACCAAAGAGGAATTGCTGTATCTTAGGAAAGATTTGCTAACTGGTTATCAGAGTCCGACGAAAAACAAAGCCCCGGCAAAAGGGCGAAGCGTTGTTACTGTGAACTATTACATGACGACAATGGCCGGAATGTTTCAGTTTGCTGCGGATCACGGTTACTTAGAGGTGAACCCATTCGAGGGAATTAAGCCTCTGAAAAAAGCCAGGGCAGAACCAGATCCTCTGTCTCGTGATGAATTTATTCGCCTGATAGATGCATGCCGGCATCAGCAGACGAAAAACCTGTGGTCATTAGCAGTGTACACAGGAATGCGTCACGGGGAACTGGTCTCCCTGGCCTGGGAAGATATCGACCTGAAGGCGGGAACAATTACCGTCAGGCGTAATTATACGAAACTTGGTGAGTTCACTCTACCGAAAACCGAGGCAAGCACAGATCGAGTGGTGCATCTTATCCAGCCCGCAATCAGCATCCTGAAAAATCAGGCTGAAATGACAAGGCTGGGCAGGCAATATCACATTGAAGTGCAGTTACGTGAGTATGGCCGTTCGGTGAACCATGAGTGTACATTCGTCTTTAACCCGCATGTGGTCAGACGCAGTAAGCAGGTCGGATTTATCTACCGGGTCGATTCAGTAGGCGACTCATGGGAAGCGGCACTAAAGCGCGCGGGGATCAGACACAGAAAGGCGTACCAGTCACGACATACCTATGCGTGCTGGTCATTATCTGCAGGTGCAAACCCGAGTTTTATTGCCAGTCAGATGGGGCATGCGAGCGCGCAGATGGTGTTCAATGTTTACGGTGCATGGATGGCTGACAGCAGCGCAGAGCAGATCGCAATGCTGAATCAGAAGCTGGCAGATTTTGCCCCATTGATGCCCCATAGCCACGATAACAGTACGGGAGGATTATTAAAATCAGTAAGTTAA
- the cmoB gene encoding tRNA 5-methoxyuridine(34)/uridine 5-oxyacetic acid(34) synthase CmoB: MIDFGNFYQLIAKNHLSHWLETLPAQIAAWQRDQHGLFKQWSNAVEFLPELTPHRLDLLHSVTAESKEPLSEGQLKRIDTLMRNLMPWRKGPYSLYGVNIDTEWRSDWKWDRVLPHLSDLTGRTILDVGCGSGYHMWRMIGAGAHLAVGIDPTQLFLCQFEAVRKLLGNDQRAHLLPLGIEQLPALNAFDTVFSMGVLYHRRSPLEHLWQLKDQLVKDGELVLETLVVEGDENTVLVPGDRYAQMRNVYFIPSALALKNWLEKCGFVDVRIADVCVTTTEEQRRTEWMITESLADFLDPNDHSKTVEGYPAPLRAVLIARKP; encoded by the coding sequence ATGATCGATTTTGGTAACTTTTATCAGTTGATTGCCAAAAATCATCTGTCCCATTGGCTGGAAACACTTCCGGCGCAAATCGCTGCCTGGCAGCGCGATCAGCACGGTCTTTTTAAACAATGGTCAAACGCCGTCGAGTTTCTGCCCGAGCTAACGCCGCATCGTCTGGACTTACTGCACAGCGTTACCGCAGAAAGCAAAGAGCCGCTCAGCGAAGGTCAGCTTAAACGCATAGACACCCTGATGCGTAACCTGATGCCATGGCGTAAAGGACCTTACTCGCTGTACGGCGTCAATATCGATACCGAATGGCGTTCCGACTGGAAGTGGGATCGCGTCCTGCCGCACTTGTCTGATCTCACCGGACGTACCATTCTTGATGTCGGTTGCGGCAGTGGCTATCACATGTGGCGCATGATTGGCGCGGGCGCACATCTGGCGGTCGGTATCGATCCGACCCAACTGTTCCTGTGCCAGTTTGAGGCGGTGCGTAAACTGCTGGGCAATGACCAGCGCGCGCATCTGCTGCCGCTGGGTATTGAACAGCTTCCGGCGCTCAACGCCTTTGATACCGTATTCTCCATGGGCGTGCTTTATCACCGCCGCTCGCCGCTGGAACACCTGTGGCAGTTAAAGGATCAGTTGGTTAAAGACGGAGAACTGGTACTGGAAACGCTGGTCGTCGAAGGCGATGAAAATACCGTGCTGGTGCCGGGCGATCGCTACGCCCAGATGCGTAACGTTTACTTTATCCCGTCTGCACTGGCGCTAAAAAACTGGCTGGAAAAATGCGGGTTTGTTGATGTGCGCATTGCCGACGTATGTGTGACCACTACCGAAGAACAGCGCCGCACCGAATGGATGATTACCGAATCGCTGGCCGACTTCCTTGACCCGAACGACCACAGCAAGACGGTGGAAGGCTACCCTGCCCCACTGCGTGCGGTATTGATTGCGCGTAAACCGTAG
- the cmoA gene encoding carboxy-S-adenosyl-L-methionine synthase CmoA: protein MSHRDTLFSAPIASLGDWTFDERVAEVFPDMIQRSVPGYSNIISMIGMLAERFVQPNTQVYDLGCSLGAATLSVRRNIHHENCKIIAVDNSPAMVERCRRHIDAYKAPTPVEVVEGDIRNITIENASMVVLNFTLQFLEPPERQALLDKIYQGLNPGGALVLSEKFSFEDANVGELLFNMHHDFKRANGYSELEISQKRSMLENVMLTDSVETHKARLHQAGFEHSELWFQCFNFGSLVALKAEVSA from the coding sequence ATGTCTCACCGCGACACGCTTTTTTCTGCGCCTATCGCCAGTCTGGGTGACTGGACCTTTGATGAACGGGTAGCTGAAGTCTTCCCGGATATGATCCAGCGTTCCGTTCCTGGCTATTCCAATATTATTTCTATGATTGGCATGCTGGCCGAACGTTTCGTACAACCCAACACGCAGGTCTACGATCTGGGCTGTTCTCTGGGCGCGGCGACGCTCTCGGTGCGTCGCAATATTCATCACGAGAATTGCAAAATTATTGCTGTCGATAACTCCCCGGCGATGGTTGAGCGCTGCCGTCGTCATATTGACGCCTATAAGGCACCGACCCCGGTTGAGGTTGTCGAAGGCGATATTCGCAACATTACTATCGAAAATGCCTCGATGGTGGTGCTGAATTTTACCCTGCAATTCCTTGAGCCACCCGAGCGCCAGGCGTTGTTGGATAAGATTTATCAGGGGCTGAATCCCGGTGGCGCGTTGGTGCTATCTGAAAAATTCAGCTTCGAAGACGCGAACGTAGGCGAGTTGCTGTTCAACATGCACCACGACTTCAAACGAGCCAATGGCTATAGCGAACTGGAAATCAGCCAGAAGCGCAGCATGCTGGAGAACGTGATGCTCACCGACTCGGTCGAAACGCACAAAGCGCGACTGCATCAGGCCGGCTTTGAGCACAGTGAGTTGTGGTTCCAGTGCTTCAACTTTGGCTCTCTGGTGGCGTTGAAGGCTGAGGTTAGCGCATGA
- a CDS encoding MAPEG family protein, which translates to MVSALYAVLGALLLIKFSFDVVRLRMQYRVAYGDGGFSELQSAIRIHGNAVEYIPVALVLLLFMEMNGAETWMVHLCGLMLIAGRLMHYYGFHHRLFRWRRSGMSATWCSLLLMVLANLWYMPWELVFSLH; encoded by the coding sequence ATGGTAAGCGCGCTTTATGCCGTATTGGGTGCGTTATTGTTAATAAAGTTCTCCTTTGACGTTGTTCGCCTGCGCATGCAATATCGCGTTGCCTATGGCGATGGAGGTTTTAGCGAACTGCAAAGCGCTATCCGCATTCACGGTAACGCGGTGGAATATATTCCCGTCGCGTTAGTGCTGCTGTTATTTATGGAAATGAACGGCGCAGAGACGTGGATGGTGCATCTTTGCGGGCTGATGTTGATTGCCGGACGTCTGATGCATTATTACGGATTCCACCACCGGCTTTTCCGCTGGCGCCGTTCAGGCATGAGCGCAACCTGGTGTTCGCTGTTGCTAATGGTGCTGGCGAATCTTTGGTATATGCCCTGGGAGTTGGTTTTCTCCCTGCATTAG
- a CDS encoding YmfL family putative regulatory protein: MGNEPIWKVERQPAWLVVAIKKTITDLPGGYAEAAEWLGVTENALFNRLRVDGDQIFPLGWAMVLQRASGSTHIADAVARHSQGVFVPLADVDDLDNADINQRLMESIEWIGRHSNFVRKATADGVIDAEERAQIEENSYQVIAKFQEHVTLLYRVFCVAEKSDARECAAPGALANNSSSMEK, from the coding sequence GTGGGTAACGAACCAATTTGGAAAGTCGAACGTCAGCCAGCCTGGCTGGTGGTCGCGATTAAAAAGACGATTACCGATCTGCCTGGCGGGTATGCCGAGGCCGCGGAATGGTTGGGTGTGACAGAGAACGCATTATTTAACCGCCTTCGTGTTGACGGCGACCAGATATTCCCGCTGGGTTGGGCAATGGTTTTACAACGTGCTAGTGGCTCAACTCATATAGCTGATGCCGTTGCGCGCCATTCTCAGGGCGTATTTGTACCACTGGCAGATGTTGATGATCTGGATAACGCCGATATCAACCAGCGTCTGATGGAGTCCATTGAGTGGATAGGCCGTCATTCTAATTTTGTACGTAAAGCCACGGCTGATGGGGTAATTGACGCAGAGGAGCGTGCTCAGATTGAGGAAAACAGCTATCAGGTTATCGCGAAGTTCCAGGAGCACGTAACGCTTCTTTATCGAGTTTTTTGTGTCGCTGAAAAGAGTGACGCCCGCGAGTGTGCAGCTCCGGGCGCCTTGGCGAACAACTCTTCGAGTATGGAGAAATAA
- a CDS encoding DUF4222 domain-containing protein has protein sequence MRELNRRFKDHRGVPVRVIRWEPETQRVIYLRDGYPHECFSPLEHFRQKFREITDDHEH, from the coding sequence GTGCGCGAACTTAACCGAAGGTTCAAAGACCACCGTGGAGTGCCAGTCCGTGTTATCCGCTGGGAGCCAGAAACACAGCGCGTTATCTATCTGCGTGATGGCTACCCGCACGAATGCTTCAGCCCACTTGAGCATTTCAGGCAAAAGTTCAGGGAGATAACGGACGATCATGAGCACTAA
- a CDS encoding ead/Ea22-like family protein, with product MTALKKHAELRQLAEKATQGEWWSDVVETDGEYGEGEDRASGYHSYAVYVGSESLLDMTNSTAACIHEEWDHDYHMAWDETAKRNAEFIAATNPTTVLSLLDENLQLQRDKDSLEAVAIAMRDDMRDAREKLEELDNALCELLPGTQYMDPPDGGSVTPLEQVRRMVADYRERIAILESRKVCVPRISNDEFWLSFNNRIVFREETYRSAVTKAIEDAGIGVKGE from the coding sequence ATGACAGCACTCAAAAAACATGCAGAACTGCGCCAATTAGCAGAGAAAGCCACCCAGGGCGAATGGTGGTCTGATGTTGTCGAAACTGACGGCGAATACGGCGAGGGTGAAGACAGAGCGTCTGGATACCACTCATACGCGGTTTACGTCGGTAGCGAGTCATTGCTCGATATGACCAACTCGACGGCAGCGTGCATTCACGAGGAGTGGGATCACGATTACCACATGGCTTGGGATGAGACAGCCAAACGCAACGCAGAATTCATCGCCGCCACTAACCCCACCACCGTCCTGTCGCTGCTGGATGAGAATCTCCAACTACAGCGCGACAAAGATTCTCTTGAAGCAGTTGCGATTGCTATGCGTGACGATATGCGGGATGCGCGTGAAAAGCTGGAAGAACTGGATAATGCCCTCTGCGAACTCCTCCCCGGAACTCAGTACATGGACCCGCCAGATGGTGGAAGTGTTACCCCACTGGAGCAAGTGCGACGGATGGTTGCTGACTATCGGGAGCGTATTGCCATCCTAGAATCGCGAAAGGTATGCGTTCCAAGGATATCTAACGATGAATTCTGGTTAAGTTTTAATAATCGGATTGTATTCCGCGAAGAAACGTATCGCAGCGCGGTAACTAAGGCGATAGAAGACGCTGGCATTGGTGTGAAGGGGGAGTGA
- a CDS encoding helix-turn-helix transcriptional regulator, giving the protein MKNESPDIFELRRLKLQELVTRYKTQKEFAENAGLDPTVVSRMLYPVGKANKRNIGEQAARQIEEALKISRGWLDGLGPTSNMDIDVPTRNIDTYRVEVLDLTVSAGPGSFMISEFVEVLHAIEFTTEHARSLFGNRSQDEVKVMTVDGDSMCPTIQSGDRLFFDISIRNFKVDGVYAFVFGQHFHVKRLQMQGLQLAVLSDNPVYKDWYITEENQDQLYIMGKALLHESIAYNKL; this is encoded by the coding sequence ATGAAAAATGAATCGCCTGACATCTTCGAGTTGCGACGCCTCAAACTGCAGGAGTTGGTAACTCGCTATAAAACACAGAAAGAGTTTGCTGAAAATGCAGGGCTTGATCCGACTGTTGTCTCTCGGATGCTTTACCCTGTTGGTAAAGCTAATAAGCGGAATATTGGTGAACAGGCGGCTCGTCAGATCGAGGAGGCGCTGAAAATCAGCAGAGGATGGTTGGATGGTCTAGGCCCAACCTCAAATATGGATATTGATGTACCCACCCGCAATATCGACACCTATCGTGTAGAAGTTCTCGATCTTACTGTGAGTGCTGGTCCAGGGTCTTTCATGATTTCTGAGTTTGTTGAGGTTCTACACGCTATTGAGTTCACCACTGAGCACGCTCGTTCACTCTTCGGGAATCGTTCTCAGGATGAAGTTAAAGTAATGACTGTAGATGGCGACAGCATGTGCCCAACCATCCAATCTGGTGACAGGTTGTTTTTCGATATTTCGATAAGAAATTTCAAGGTGGACGGTGTTTATGCGTTCGTTTTCGGACAACACTTCCATGTGAAGCGATTACAAATGCAGGGCTTGCAGCTTGCAGTCCTGTCCGATAATCCAGTGTACAAAGACTGGTATATAACTGAAGAAAATCAGGATCAACTGTATATCATGGGTAAAGCTCTGCTACATGAATCAATAGCTTACAATAAACTGTAG
- a CDS encoding excisionase family protein → MSNIFQLAPNDWVCESVLIAVTGLKPGTILRARKECWMIGREYIHVSPDGNPKPSSECMYNRKAVDAWVASMKSKQPG, encoded by the coding sequence ATGAGCAATATTTTCCAGTTAGCTCCCAACGATTGGGTTTGTGAAAGCGTTTTGATCGCGGTTACCGGGCTCAAACCCGGAACCATCCTCCGTGCCAGAAAAGAATGCTGGATGATTGGGAGGGAGTATATCCACGTATCGCCTGACGGAAATCCTAAACCTTCCAGTGAGTGCATGTATAACAGAAAGGCTGTAGATGCCTGGGTCGCTTCAATGAAAAGCAAGCAGCCAGGGTGA